Proteins encoded in a region of the Candidatus Scalindua japonica genome:
- a CDS encoding oligosaccharide flippase family protein produces the protein MFKDILSLIKQTIAYGSGQMLIRSLGIILIPVYTRVLTVSDYGIINTLASFSAILMYFYNFGLSGAVMRYDAELHSDEERRIAHGTAWVFLVLMALGITVLLAFISPFTWKFVFPSVPIFPFAFLVIATVAIESTNVVPMALLRIRGKAITFSTIQFLQFLSVTSLIILFVVVLHLGAKGQFFALMLNSAIFAILYVVIALRQIKMNLNFHYLKKYLSFGLPLIPSGLSMWFLSLSSILIIQWLISLEAVGLFGLGFKFGLILDLFVVAILTAWQPFFYKKAETEEGIELFSLVGTYFLFVVMGIGVALSLAAYPVLHLVTTPDYFAAGSVVGFIIIGVVIRAMYYFNVQGIAFMKKTKYLPLIDGSAAALNIGLCLLLIPRYGIKGAAFSTMMAYFLQLSICFIVSKRLYPIPYQYGRLIKILIIFVLAYVGLSHVEFNSDLWTLTIRMGMLPLIVLVGLLLFRVLEEREIRKISQLLLQYKTQFAKYTTGKTKGI, from the coding sequence ATGGCATTATTAATACCCTTGCGTCGTTCTCAGCGATATTGATGTATTTTTATAATTTTGGTCTCAGCGGTGCAGTTATGCGATATGATGCAGAGCTTCACAGTGATGAAGAGCGCAGGATTGCACACGGTACAGCTTGGGTGTTTCTTGTTCTTATGGCCTTAGGCATTACAGTATTACTGGCTTTTATAAGTCCGTTCACATGGAAGTTTGTTTTCCCCTCCGTTCCTATATTTCCTTTTGCGTTTCTGGTGATTGCCACTGTAGCTATTGAGTCAACCAACGTTGTCCCTATGGCTTTATTACGCATCCGTGGTAAGGCCATCACCTTTTCTACTATTCAATTTCTTCAATTCCTTTCCGTTACTTCGTTAATCATTTTGTTTGTTGTTGTCTTACATCTTGGAGCAAAGGGGCAGTTTTTCGCTCTAATGTTAAATTCTGCGATTTTTGCAATACTCTATGTGGTAATTGCTTTAAGACAAATTAAAATGAACCTTAATTTTCACTATTTGAAAAAATATCTTTCTTTCGGACTCCCATTAATTCCAAGCGGACTTTCGATGTGGTTTCTCTCTTTGTCCAGCATCTTGATTATACAATGGTTGATATCTCTTGAAGCAGTAGGTCTGTTCGGATTGGGCTTCAAGTTTGGCCTTATCCTGGATCTCTTTGTGGTTGCCATTTTGACAGCATGGCAGCCATTTTTCTATAAAAAGGCGGAAACGGAGGAGGGCATTGAACTGTTTTCGTTAGTCGGCACTTATTTTCTGTTTGTTGTAATGGGAATTGGAGTAGCACTATCGCTTGCCGCCTATCCTGTACTTCACCTTGTAACAACACCTGACTACTTTGCAGCAGGCTCCGTAGTGGGTTTTATAATTATTGGTGTTGTCATCAGAGCGATGTATTATTTCAATGTTCAGGGAATTGCATTTATGAAGAAAACTAAGTATCTCCCGCTCATTGACGGTTCTGCCGCAGCCCTTAATATAGGGTTATGCTTGTTACTTATCCCGAGATACGGAATTAAAGGAGCTGCATTCTCTACTATGATGGCCTACTTCTTGCAACTCTCGATTTGTTTTATAGTATCAAAACGTTTGTATCCCATTCCATACCAGTACGGTCGCCTGATCAAGATCCTGATAATCTTTGTGCTTGCATATGTTGGATTATCACATGTGGAATTCAATTCAGACTTATGGACACTCACTATTCGTATGGGAATGCTGCCATTGATTGTGTTGGTTGGATTGTTGCTCTTCCGGGTACTTGAGGAACGTGAGATACGGAAGATTTCTCAATTGTTGCTACAATACAAAACACAATTTGCCAAATATACTACTGGCAAGACTAAAGGAATATAG
- a CDS encoding nucleotidyltransferase domain-containing protein: MLYDQVLNKHMGYIIKACINLLPDLQSIILYGSFGRDEGSMYQDQHGSWHPYNDYDICIVANRKALPGDVKKVKERLARKVGINWIDLGQFSPEEMRCFCPSILNYDFKYASKVIYGDQMVLDLIPEIKASALPMKEAQILFFTRLYTLLGSLDKNGLDQNLRGETSRFFRNQMAKAILAIVDVLLLAKGAYDASYCKRVEKVNELYPEKKEFLVLGRWALEEKLRPQSSEMSSQEIRRMYQSVHYHYFIEMYNSLSLHFCKNLNDPQDIEFCMKWQPLSFMKRLYWFVRYCGWQVERQISIQIAQCYIAAAWNPENIIIKNLNRGIALLRTVDPQLSTEMNWDEARLQAVRLRMEA; this comes from the coding sequence TTGTTATATGATCAAGTCCTTAACAAACACATGGGTTATATCATAAAAGCATGTATAAATCTACTTCCTGATCTCCAGTCCATTATACTTTATGGTAGTTTCGGCAGGGATGAGGGGAGTATGTATCAGGATCAACATGGCAGTTGGCATCCATATAACGATTATGATATTTGTATTGTTGCAAATCGGAAAGCTTTGCCAGGGGATGTAAAGAAAGTGAAGGAAAGACTAGCCCGTAAGGTGGGGATTAACTGGATTGATTTGGGACAGTTTTCACCAGAGGAAATGAGGTGTTTTTGTCCCAGTATCTTGAATTATGATTTTAAATATGCTTCAAAAGTTATTTATGGGGATCAAATGGTACTTGACCTTATTCCAGAAATAAAAGCCTCTGCGCTTCCAATGAAAGAAGCTCAGATCCTCTTCTTTACTCGACTATATACTTTACTTGGCTCGTTGGACAAGAATGGGCTTGACCAAAACCTTAGGGGGGAAACATCCCGTTTTTTTCGTAATCAAATGGCCAAAGCTATCCTGGCAATAGTTGATGTGCTGCTCTTGGCTAAAGGCGCTTACGATGCCAGTTACTGTAAACGTGTCGAAAAGGTAAACGAGCTTTATCCTGAAAAAAAAGAATTTCTTGTGCTGGGCCGCTGGGCACTTGAGGAAAAACTTCGACCTCAGTCGTCAGAAATGAGTTCACAGGAAATACGCAGGATGTACCAATCTGTTCACTATCACTACTTCATAGAAATGTATAACTCCCTGAGCCTGCACTTTTGCAAGAATCTTAATGACCCTCAAGATATTGAGTTCTGCATGAAATGGCAACCTCTTTCATTTATGAAGCGGTTGTATTGGTTTGTTCGTTATTGTGGATGGCAGGTAGAGAGGCAAATTTCCATACAAATAGCGCAATGTTATATTGCTGCCGCCTGGAACCCTGAAAATATTATTATAAAAAACCTTAATCGCGGTATAGCTTTGCTGCGGACAGTGGATCCTCAATTGTCAACTGAAATGAATTGGGATGAGGCACGACTTCAAGCGGTACGCTTGAGGATGGAGGCATAA
- a CDS encoding alkaline phosphatase family protein, protein MSTILLLLDAFRCDYLSKETTPFLWKCAHEGEHYERVVQSLGFCERTEILTGMRGDESGFFTAIGFDTLNSPYATAKGLSFLHFAEQVVLFLLKFVPQTFGNKIQKRLRSYVQWYFRQQGIIMPSFLIPFTWLRYFALTEDRMDLRWTNAFSRPSIFTLLTEAGKTYFYDSFTALGLATPYASDQERLDAVVRDLGEGKKDLYLVYVSIPDTYGHLYGPESIEFRTILLDMDQMLEQFVGQAEAASSKNRFLFVGDHGMLTVTERFNAESEIENILHSARLKKGKDVLYFLDSTMVRLWAMNDMARKTLPGLLQNVSGFSAYGTWMDVGTAECYHVPWPDRRYGDHLWLANPGVLVFPDFFHRIAPCKGMHGYNPHIQKSQGVCIRWGEGVALKTYPTLPLSTVFELLRQSVGV, encoded by the coding sequence ATGTCTACTATTCTTTTGTTGCTCGATGCATTCCGTTGTGACTATCTTTCAAAAGAAACAACTCCCTTTCTCTGGAAGTGTGCACATGAAGGTGAACACTACGAGAGAGTTGTGCAGAGCCTTGGATTCTGTGAGCGTACGGAGATACTAACCGGAATGAGAGGAGACGAGTCAGGTTTTTTCACCGCTATCGGTTTTGATACGCTGAACAGTCCTTACGCAACTGCCAAGGGTCTCTCTTTTTTGCATTTTGCAGAGCAGGTAGTTCTTTTTCTTTTAAAATTTGTTCCTCAAACTTTTGGTAACAAAATCCAAAAGCGACTACGCTCATATGTACAGTGGTATTTTCGACAGCAAGGTATCATAATGCCATCATTTTTGATTCCATTTACCTGGCTTCGTTATTTTGCGCTGACTGAAGACCGTATGGATCTGCGATGGACCAACGCGTTTTCGAGACCTTCCATTTTTACCCTCTTGACCGAGGCAGGGAAGACATACTTCTACGACTCATTCACTGCGCTGGGGCTTGCCACGCCATATGCTTCTGACCAGGAACGATTGGATGCAGTAGTCAGAGATCTGGGTGAGGGCAAGAAGGACCTTTACCTTGTCTATGTCTCCATCCCCGATACGTATGGACACCTTTACGGTCCGGAAAGTATAGAATTCCGTACAATACTTCTGGATATGGACCAAATGCTGGAACAATTTGTCGGACAAGCGGAGGCAGCTTCTTCCAAGAATCGATTTCTTTTCGTCGGGGATCATGGTATGCTGACTGTGACAGAGCGTTTCAATGCAGAAAGTGAAATCGAAAATATCTTACATTCTGCTCGCCTGAAAAAGGGAAAGGATGTTTTGTATTTTTTGGATTCTACTATGGTGCGTTTATGGGCGATGAACGATATGGCTCGAAAAACGTTGCCCGGGCTGCTACAGAATGTTTCAGGTTTTTCAGCTTATGGAACATGGATGGATGTTGGAACTGCCGAATGCTACCATGTGCCGTGGCCTGATCGACGTTATGGAGATCATCTCTGGTTGGCAAATCCAGGTGTGCTGGTTTTTCCAGACTTTTTTCATCGTATTGCACCTTGCAAGGGTATGCATGGCTATAACCCGCACATTCAAAAAAGTCAGGGCGTATGTATCCGTTGGGGAGAAGGAGTGGCACTCAAAACCTATCCAACACTACCGTTGTCTACGGTGTTTGAATTGTTAAGACAGAGTGTAGGAGTATGA
- the rfbF gene encoding glucose-1-phosphate cytidylyltransferase, whose amino-acid sequence MKVVILCGGKGTRLREETEYRPKPMVEIGGKPILWHIMRGYSYYGCDDFVLSLGYKSFCIKEYFLQFKHLHNDFTIQLGTGQITDHLKEGIMDWKVTMADTGEETLKGARIARIKHHLDGEPFMVTYGDGVGNINIEELLAFHKKAGTIGTFTGVHMPSRFGSVDADVDGRVLSWKEKPILAGYINAGYFVFEPEFLEYLSDDPECDLEKEPLEKLAADSQLSMYRHEGFWHCMDTYRDSIELNVMWNKGQAEWRVWK is encoded by the coding sequence ATGAAAGTTGTTATATTGTGTGGTGGCAAGGGAACACGCTTACGAGAAGAAACTGAATACCGGCCAAAACCGATGGTGGAGATCGGAGGAAAACCCATTTTGTGGCATATTATGCGCGGGTATTCGTACTATGGTTGTGACGATTTTGTCCTTTCCCTGGGTTACAAGAGTTTCTGTATCAAGGAATACTTTCTTCAGTTTAAGCACCTACACAACGATTTTACTATTCAACTTGGTACAGGGCAAATTACCGATCATTTGAAAGAGGGCATTATGGATTGGAAAGTGACTATGGCTGATACTGGAGAAGAAACGCTCAAGGGTGCTCGCATCGCCCGCATCAAACACCATCTGGATGGCGAACCTTTTATGGTGACTTATGGGGATGGTGTTGGCAATATCAATATCGAAGAACTTCTGGCATTTCATAAAAAAGCGGGTACGATTGGTACTTTTACCGGAGTACATATGCCGTCCCGATTTGGCTCAGTCGATGCAGATGTCGATGGTCGCGTCCTGTCTTGGAAGGAAAAACCAATTCTTGCTGGCTATATTAATGCTGGTTACTTTGTCTTTGAACCTGAGTTTTTGGAGTATCTGTCTGATGACCCTGAGTGTGACTTGGAAAAAGAACCACTCGAAAAACTGGCTGCTGATAGTCAACTGTCTATGTATCGCCATGAGGGGTTCTGGCACTGTATGGATACCTACCGCGACAGTATTGAACTGAATGTTATGTGGAACAAGGGGCAGGCGGAGTGGAGGGTATGGAAATGA
- a CDS encoding GDP-mannose 4,6-dehydratase, with amino-acid sequence MSEQSIRLDCSFWKDRTALITGATGMVGSWLVKDLLTAGARVIALVRDSDYQTEFFRSGDYHKTTIVNGRIEDYDTVERAINEHEVNTVFHLAAMTIVGTALRSPLACMEANIRGTYNVLEACRVYGNLIRQVVIASSDKAYGDQPHLPYNEDMPLIGRHPYDVSKSCTDLISQAYVNTYDLPLAIARCGNIFGGGDLNWSRIVPGTIRALLARESPVIRSNGKFIRDYVYVKDISRAYMRLAECIQDPQVRGNAFNFSLERPMNVLEIVDLIQKLMHQTDIELDIRDKVSCEIKSQFLDSTRARETLQWTPQFSLEAGMRETIEWYESYLQTEA; translated from the coding sequence ATGAGTGAACAATCCATCAGACTGGACTGTTCTTTTTGGAAGGATCGAACAGCTTTGATCACGGGTGCTACCGGTATGGTTGGATCCTGGTTGGTGAAAGACTTGTTAACAGCGGGCGCACGAGTAATTGCCTTAGTGCGTGACAGTGATTACCAGACTGAGTTTTTCCGGTCTGGTGACTACCACAAGACCACTATTGTAAATGGCAGGATTGAAGACTACGACACGGTGGAACGCGCTATTAACGAACACGAGGTGAATACTGTTTTTCACCTGGCGGCTATGACCATCGTTGGTACGGCGCTACGCTCTCCCCTGGCCTGTATGGAAGCGAATATTCGAGGTACATACAACGTTCTGGAAGCGTGTCGTGTTTACGGTAACCTTATTCGGCAAGTAGTGATAGCTTCGAGTGACAAAGCATACGGAGATCAGCCGCACCTCCCCTACAATGAAGACATGCCTCTAATAGGTCGGCATCCCTATGACGTGTCAAAAAGTTGCACGGATTTGATCTCCCAGGCATATGTGAACACGTACGATCTGCCGCTCGCCATTGCGCGATGTGGCAATATTTTTGGTGGTGGAGATCTGAACTGGAGCCGTATAGTACCTGGGACGATTCGTGCCCTGCTGGCAAGAGAAAGTCCAGTGATTCGCAGCAACGGGAAATTCATACGTGACTATGTGTATGTGAAGGATATCAGCCGAGCTTATATGCGACTGGCAGAGTGTATCCAGGATCCACAGGTTCGGGGAAATGCCTTCAATTTCAGCCTGGAGCGCCCCATGAATGTACTGGAGATCGTAGATCTGATTCAGAAGTTGATGCACCAAACGGATATCGAACTGGATATTCGTGACAAAGTAAGTTGTGAGATCAAATCCCAGTTTCTGGATTCTACACGTGCCAGGGAAACCCTGCAATGGACTCCTCAGTTTTCCCTGGAAGCCGGTATGCGGGAAACCATTGAATGGTATGAATCTTATTTACAAACCGAGGCTTAA
- a CDS encoding dTDP-4-dehydrorhamnose 3,5-epimerase family protein produces MIDGVQIHPLRQICDERGKIMHMLRADAPHFEQFGEIYFSVVYPGSIKAWHLHHKQVLNYAVVSGMIKFVLYDIRENSPTRGELQEVFMGEDNYCLVRVPTGVYNGFKGYGGKQSIVANCATVPHSPDEMERLDPFDPSIPYDWALKHR; encoded by the coding sequence ATGATTGATGGCGTACAAATCCATCCTTTGAGACAGATTTGCGATGAGCGTGGCAAAATCATGCACATGCTGCGAGCGGACGCCCCACACTTTGAGCAATTTGGTGAGATTTATTTTTCTGTAGTCTATCCGGGTTCGATTAAGGCCTGGCACCTGCATCACAAACAGGTCCTGAATTATGCAGTTGTATCTGGTATGATCAAATTTGTCCTGTACGATATTCGAGAGAATTCTCCTACCAGGGGTGAACTGCAGGAAGTGTTCATGGGGGAAGACAACTACTGCCTGGTGCGTGTACCAACCGGGGTATATAATGGCTTTAAAGGTTACGGGGGAAAACAATCCATTGTGGCTAACTGTGCTACAGTACCGCACTCGCCGGACGAGATGGAACGGCTGGACCCTTTTGATCCGAGTATTCCATATGACTGGGCTTTGAAACATAGATAG
- a CDS encoding SDR family oxidoreductase gives MHKRKILITGGRGMLATDLAAFFLDKPFDVRSVDRHELDITCRDQVQAFFQSPERPDVVINTPCLHVEPCEDVPQTAYAINAWGPKLLAETCQHFGATLIQISTCGIFGDTICAYHEYDPVVLKTSYARSKYAGEKYVSRICDKHYILRLGWLYGGEVHHARNFIVARYREALQTDVMHSAGDKYGSPTYTFDVGETLLSLLDADQYGVYHVSNQGGCSRAEYVREILHAFGLDVPVEEVDSSHFPRKANVPDCEILTSYNLSYVGVPLLEPWKEALARYVHLIKNKIL, from the coding sequence ATGCATAAACGAAAAATTCTGATTACAGGTGGGCGTGGCATGTTGGCAACTGATCTTGCGGCGTTCTTTTTGGATAAGCCGTTTGATGTTCGATCTGTGGATCGGCATGAGCTGGATATCACCTGTCGCGATCAGGTACAGGCATTTTTTCAGAGCCCTGAACGCCCGGATGTGGTGATAAATACACCCTGTTTGCATGTCGAACCATGTGAGGATGTACCGCAGACTGCGTATGCGATCAATGCCTGGGGACCAAAATTGCTTGCCGAGACATGCCAGCATTTTGGAGCTACACTTATACAGATTAGTACTTGTGGGATTTTTGGTGACACGATATGTGCTTACCATGAATACGACCCGGTTGTGCTGAAAACCTCTTATGCTCGCTCTAAATACGCGGGGGAAAAGTATGTGTCTCGTATTTGTGACAAGCACTACATTTTACGCCTGGGCTGGTTGTATGGAGGGGAGGTGCATCACGCGCGGAATTTTATTGTTGCGCGCTATCGAGAGGCGCTACAAACGGATGTGATGCATAGTGCAGGCGACAAATACGGGTCGCCTACATATACCTTTGACGTGGGTGAAACCCTCCTGTCTCTTTTGGATGCTGACCAGTACGGCGTGTATCATGTATCGAATCAAGGTGGGTGCTCGCGCGCGGAGTATGTGCGGGAGATACTCCATGCATTCGGTCTGGATGTCCCGGTGGAAGAGGTGGACTCCAGCCATTTTCCACGCAAGGCCAATGTGCCGGATTGCGAAATTCTGACGAGTTACAATTTGTCTTACGTCGGAGTGCCCCTGCTGGAACCGTGGAAAGAGGCGCTGGCTCGCTACGTGCATTTGATTAAGAACAAAATATTATAA
- a CDS encoding glycosyltransferase produces MDKNIFPHLFISVVVCVFNEEKYLRMCLDGLLNQTYPNDGYEILIIENASKDRTREIGEAYIRSLPPNSPNMRMLCIEHVNLSVSRNIGIRNASGNFIAYIDGDAVPEPTWIEELVKPLRSGADYVGGRINLLNIDSSVARFLQRTRNRQFFGPHIFEGHFVGCNMAFRKEIFDKVGGFYENFVARGDESTLHERICGRFSYAPAPEAVVLHERPDTVIKSVRTEWKSAILSNLCAKASKSKMHWKVVFLFLEQFLMTIFPLLLCIVWFAPGILSLPLALTTFAVIRRLYFRPLNRAIAKGLIGNYGFFRGFFAHILFCFSYNILYFFGSLISPWLYRNMKIIPPMTTDFKVLKAFVNEK; encoded by the coding sequence TTGGACAAGAACATTTTTCCACACTTATTTATTTCAGTTGTTGTCTGTGTTTTTAATGAAGAAAAATATCTTCGGATGTGCCTTGACGGGCTCTTAAATCAAACATATCCGAATGATGGATACGAAATTCTGATCATTGAAAATGCTTCAAAGGATCGTACCCGGGAAATAGGTGAGGCGTATATTCGCTCTTTGCCTCCGAATTCTCCGAATATGCGTATGCTCTGCATTGAACACGTAAATCTGTCGGTATCCAGAAATATAGGAATTCGTAATGCGAGCGGAAATTTTATCGCTTATATCGATGGTGATGCTGTGCCGGAGCCAACCTGGATTGAGGAACTTGTGAAACCTTTGCGCTCAGGAGCTGATTATGTGGGAGGGCGGATCAATCTCCTCAATATAGATTCTAGCGTAGCCAGGTTCCTGCAACGTACTCGCAACCGGCAGTTCTTTGGTCCACACATTTTCGAAGGGCATTTCGTTGGGTGTAATATGGCGTTCCGCAAGGAGATATTTGATAAAGTCGGGGGATTTTATGAAAACTTTGTTGCACGCGGCGATGAGTCTACATTACATGAAAGGATTTGTGGCCGTTTTTCTTATGCTCCTGCTCCAGAGGCAGTTGTCCTTCATGAGCGTCCTGATACGGTAATAAAAAGTGTGCGTACCGAATGGAAGTCTGCTATTTTGTCAAACTTGTGTGCCAAAGCTTCAAAATCTAAAATGCATTGGAAGGTGGTGTTCCTTTTCTTAGAACAGTTCCTCATGACCATTTTTCCTCTTTTGTTATGTATTGTCTGGTTTGCACCAGGGATCTTAAGTCTTCCGTTAGCGCTTACGACATTTGCCGTTATCCGGCGCTTATATTTTCGCCCTCTTAATCGTGCGATAGCGAAAGGACTTATAGGGAATTACGGCTTTTTCAGAGGTTTTTTTGCACATATTCTGTTTTGCTTTAGCTATAATATTCTCTATTTTTTTGGATCTCTTATCAGCCCTTGGCTGTATCGTAACATGAAAATTATTCCTCCTATGACTACAGACTTTAAAGTTCTAAAGGCATTTGTTAATGAGAAGTAA
- a CDS encoding glycosyltransferase family 4 protein, producing MTQFYQLNGAERLAVELAEELNHLGIHADILSMYTEDLYGVKEIKTSLLARGIRRVFFLGLRIHPPIISMIPAIVQLRNLLREEKYDIIETSNISPTVLAAWATWGQRTKHLVGLHCVYSKDRENSLYHRFWRFSVRCNSQIRFYGISNFVTGRWISYFNTSLSYCRTIYNGISREYFEVSSARSDVRQELEISDQGRIIIYVGRLVKEKGIDTLFEAVCPLLQENDCYLLYIGLSYLNVCGSDELVKLIKKKTEDAGVQKRVKFLGFRKDTARLMASSDILVHPAQTEGFGLVLVEAMATGLQVVSSNVDGIPEVLKETDSIMVPPDCPDTLRKAVLEVLQRTPEAMENAISKGRIRAEEFRVERRTKEMITLFENMLTGDF from the coding sequence GTGACACAGTTTTATCAACTTAATGGTGCAGAGCGCCTTGCTGTGGAACTGGCAGAAGAGTTGAATCACCTCGGGATCCATGCTGATATTCTGAGTATGTATACTGAGGATCTATATGGTGTAAAAGAGATAAAGACTTCCCTCTTGGCAAGAGGTATTCGTAGAGTGTTTTTCCTCGGGTTGAGAATCCATCCGCCGATTATTAGTATGATCCCTGCGATAGTACAACTCAGGAACTTACTGCGTGAGGAAAAGTATGACATTATTGAAACTTCCAATATTTCTCCGACAGTTCTTGCGGCTTGGGCCACATGGGGACAGCGAACTAAGCATTTAGTCGGTTTGCACTGTGTATATAGCAAAGATCGTGAGAATTCACTATACCACCGCTTTTGGCGATTTTCTGTTCGTTGCAACTCTCAGATTCGTTTTTATGGTATATCAAATTTTGTTACGGGCAGATGGATCAGCTATTTTAATACATCTCTGTCGTACTGCCGGACTATTTATAACGGTATTTCCCGGGAGTACTTTGAAGTGAGTTCGGCAAGAAGTGATGTACGCCAGGAATTAGAAATATCAGATCAAGGAAGAATTATTATCTATGTTGGACGGTTGGTAAAGGAAAAAGGTATTGATACGCTTTTTGAAGCAGTCTGTCCACTTTTGCAAGAAAATGATTGTTATCTTTTATATATAGGTCTTTCCTATTTGAATGTATGTGGCTCTGATGAATTAGTTAAACTCATAAAAAAGAAAACAGAAGATGCTGGAGTACAAAAGCGTGTAAAGTTTCTTGGATTTCGTAAAGACACGGCGAGATTAATGGCATCATCCGATATTCTTGTGCATCCTGCTCAAACTGAAGGCTTTGGTCTTGTTCTTGTTGAAGCAATGGCAACTGGGTTGCAAGTAGTGAGTAGCAATGTTGATGGAATTCCAGAAGTGCTGAAGGAGACTGATTCGATAATGGTCCCCCCTGATTGCCCTGACACGTTACGTAAGGCAGTTCTCGAAGTACTACAAAGAACTCCGGAAGCAATGGAGAACGCTATTTCAAAAGGACGTATACGGGCAGAGGAATTTCGAGTGGAACGGCGAACTAAAGAAATGATTACACTTTTTGAAAATATGCTTACTGGTGATTTTTGA
- a CDS encoding YdcF family protein — MILNLSGDFGRVVYTAELAHRYPKAQILITWAEIPFNSKILEEAGVEFPLNKDVMRKLLIVKGVEDHRIGVIGKWLTSTLEEALTLQKYWQSNSFNKLLVVTSPVHSRRAKFTFQEIFKDTDVEISVLSDPYDPFNPGKWWKDEGSLLNVVSEGLKILLYRYKFVTENF, encoded by the coding sequence GTGATTCTCAACCTCTCAGGTGATTTTGGGCGAGTAGTGTATACTGCTGAGCTTGCTCACCGTTACCCAAAGGCACAAATCCTGATAACCTGGGCTGAAATACCTTTTAACAGTAAGATACTTGAAGAGGCTGGGGTAGAATTCCCTCTAAATAAAGATGTAATGCGTAAATTGCTTATTGTAAAAGGTGTCGAAGATCACAGGATAGGTGTAATTGGTAAATGGCTGACTTCCACTTTAGAAGAGGCCCTCACTCTCCAAAAGTACTGGCAGAGTAATAGCTTTAATAAACTGCTGGTGGTTACTTCTCCTGTACATTCCCGCAGGGCAAAATTCACATTCCAGGAGATATTTAAAGATACAGATGTGGAAATTTCTGTTCTATCTGATCCTTACGATCCGTTTAACCCTGGTAAGTGGTGGAAAGATGAGGGTAGTTTATTAAATGTAGTTTCAGAAGGGTTAAAAATATTACTGTATCGTTACAAATTTGTTACAGAAAATTTCTAA
- a CDS encoding serine O-acetyltransferase: MNLRNPLSYYRLAHFFYKRRVPIIPIVITMTVRLLFSCWCPATAIIGKNTSLGYGGLGVVIGSKAIIGNNVELGSGVVVGGNATEAGDPVIEDDVYIGAGAKILGPIRLGKGCLVAANAVVVKDVSSGCVVGGVPAKVLKEEIDINSFLYHRQKRRNT; this comes from the coding sequence ATGAACTTAAGAAACCCTCTAAGCTATTACCGTTTAGCACATTTTTTTTATAAAAGGCGCGTACCCATAATTCCAATAGTGATTACTATGACCGTTCGTCTTTTATTTTCCTGCTGGTGTCCTGCAACGGCAATAATTGGAAAGAATACCAGTCTTGGCTATGGTGGGTTAGGTGTAGTGATTGGTTCAAAAGCAATTATTGGTAATAATGTTGAATTAGGATCTGGCGTAGTTGTTGGCGGCAATGCTACAGAGGCTGGAGATCCTGTTATTGAAGACGATGTCTACATCGGTGCTGGCGCTAAGATACTTGGTCCAATTCGTTTAGGAAAGGGGTGCTTGGTGGCCGCTAATGCAGTCGTAGTCAAGGATGTTTCCTCTGGTTGCGTTGTTGGAGGAGTACCCGCCAAGGTTCTAAAAGAAGAAATTGACATAAACAGTTTTCTTTATCACCGGCAGAAGAGGAGAAATACATAG